A single genomic interval of Syntrophobotulus glycolicus DSM 8271 harbors:
- a CDS encoding AraC family transcriptional regulator, producing the protein MEINIEMTSSCKIAYIRKTGPYGSDNVQIMEQLKSWASEKNLLNESSIILGIVQDNPQFTEPKDCRYDTCLVVSDEFEVNKYVDFGKIAGGKYCVFKISHTVDAMQKAWMEIFSELSKRNYEFDDKRPILERYTMQMINKHCCEICVPILDRSLWRTS; encoded by the coding sequence ATGGAGATTAATATTGAAATGACATCATCCTGCAAAATTGCTTATATAAGAAAAACCGGTCCTTACGGTTCAGATAATGTGCAGATAATGGAGCAATTAAAAAGTTGGGCCAGCGAAAAAAATTTACTTAATGAAAGTTCAATTATATTGGGAATAGTCCAGGATAACCCTCAATTCACAGAACCTAAGGATTGTCGATATGATACGTGTTTAGTCGTCTCGGATGAATTTGAGGTTAATAAGTATGTTGATTTTGGAAAAATTGCTGGTGGAAAATATTGCGTATTTAAAATAAGCCATACGGTAGATGCTATGCAAAAAGCATGGATGGAGATATTTTCGGAGTTATCAAAAAGAAATTATGAATTTGATGATAAGAGACCTATTCTAGAGCGCTACACAATGCAAATGATAAATAAACATTGCTGTGAAATCTGCGTGCCAATATTAGATAGAAGCCTTTGGCGTACCTCTTGA
- the sugE gene encoding quaternary ammonium compound efflux SMR transporter SugE, translating to MKWVLLITAGLLEVAWAIGLKYSQGFTKLLPSIFTVMGMIASIYFLSLALRDLPLGTAYAIWTGIGAVGTVILGIILFKEPAELIRLICIGFILIGIIGLKISSAH from the coding sequence ATGAAATGGGTACTATTAATCACAGCGGGGCTTTTGGAAGTAGCTTGGGCTATAGGCTTGAAATATTCTCAAGGCTTTACAAAGCTCCTGCCGAGTATCTTTACCGTAATGGGGATGATCGCAAGCATTTATTTCTTATCATTAGCACTAAGGGACCTTCCATTAGGAACAGCTTATGCGATCTGGACAGGAATCGGTGCGGTTGGCACTGTAATATTGGGGATAATTTTATTCAAAGAACCGGCTGAACTCATCAGGTTAATTTGTATTGGATTTATACTGATCGGAATTATAGGATTGAAAATATCATCTGCTCATTAA
- a CDS encoding type II toxin-antitoxin system RelB/DinJ family antitoxin, with product MAKSETLHIRVEAAVKAGVEATLKTLGLSTTEAINIFLHQVILAGGLPFEVKNPQYNAETLAAMQEARDIIAGKVPTKSYGTVAELMEDLNSDDED from the coding sequence ATGGCTAAATCGGAAACACTGCACATTCGGGTTGAAGCTGCCGTTAAAGCTGGTGTTGAAGCTACGCTTAAAACATTAGGTCTTTCGACTACTGAAGCTATAAATATATTTCTTCATCAGGTTATTCTTGCGGGTGGGCTGCCCTTTGAGGTTAAGAATCCTCAGTACAACGCTGAAACACTTGCCGCTATGCAGGAAGCGCGGGATATTATAGCTGGAAAAGTCCCGACAAAAAGTTATGGCACAGTAGCAGAACTGATGGAGGACTTGAACAGCGATGATGAAGATTAA
- a CDS encoding type II toxin-antitoxin system RelE/ParE family toxin: protein MKQYKVQITDSALTDMEEIYNYIAEQLQAPETAIGQYNRIADAIEALDTFPERVKLMESEEEYALKIR from the coding sequence ATGAAGCAATATAAGGTTCAGATAACTGACAGCGCGCTTACCGATATGGAGGAAATTTATAATTACATCGCAGAACAGCTACAGGCACCGGAAACGGCTATTGGCCAGTATAACAGAATAGCTGACGCAATTGAAGCGCTTGATACCTTTCCGGAACGTGTAAAGTTAATGGAGTCAGAAGAAGAATATGCGCTGAAAATCAGGTAA
- a CDS encoding pyruvate, water dikinase regulatory protein: MSNQTPVIFVISDALGETAEFVSRAAVAQFNGIKARIRRISYVQDEMHIDEVIAEAMEERSILVYTLVLNNLRVYIDKCAREKGLVAIDILSPLINALAEQTGLLPKNVPNIIHRLDEQYFKKIEAVEFAVKYDDGKDPRGVLFADVVLIGVSRTSKTPLSMYLAHKGMKTANIPMVPEVNPPRELFLAQPKKVFGLVLSPEKLNHIRSERLKAMGLGPTADYANVDRIIEELKYAEQIMKKIGCTVIDTTNKAVEETASIIMQKVYKGE; this comes from the coding sequence GTGTCTAACCAGACCCCGGTGATTTTTGTGATTTCCGATGCTTTGGGTGAAACCGCTGAATTTGTGAGCAGAGCGGCTGTCGCCCAGTTTAACGGAATTAAAGCGCGAATCAGACGTATCTCCTATGTTCAGGATGAGATGCATATTGATGAGGTTATCGCGGAAGCAATGGAGGAGAGGTCTATTCTCGTCTATACTTTAGTCCTGAATAACCTCAGGGTATACATAGATAAATGCGCCCGTGAAAAAGGACTGGTGGCGATAGATATTCTCAGTCCTCTTATTAATGCCCTTGCGGAGCAAACGGGTCTGCTGCCCAAAAATGTTCCCAACATTATTCACCGTTTGGATGAGCAATACTTTAAAAAGATTGAAGCGGTTGAATTTGCCGTCAAATACGATGACGGGAAGGACCCCAGGGGAGTCCTTTTTGCCGATGTCGTCCTGATCGGAGTGTCACGGACATCAAAGACCCCTTTAAGCATGTATTTGGCCCATAAAGGAATGAAGACAGCCAATATCCCCATGGTGCCGGAAGTGAATCCGCCCAGAGAATTGTTCCTGGCTCAGCCTAAAAAGGTCTTTGGTCTTGTTTTGAGCCCTGAAAAGCTTAATCACATCCGCAGTGAAAGACTGAAGGCTATGGGATTAGGGCCTACGGCCGACTATGCTAATGTTGACAGGATCATTGAGGAACTGAAATATGCCGAGCAAATCATGAAGAAAATCGGATGCACGGTTATCGATACAACCAATAAAGCTGTTGAGGAAACAGCCAGTATTATCATGCAGAAGGTGTACAAAGGAGAATAG
- a CDS encoding type II toxin-antitoxin system RelB/DinJ family antitoxin has translation MEKTTTLNLRVNPDVKRSAEEVLSQLGIPMSTAIDIYLKQISMTGGIPFAVTLPKVPASVNTDLMTTDEIHAKLKEGYNDIEKGKVQDATAAFMKFRKTHA, from the coding sequence ATGGAAAAAACGACGACTTTAAATTTAAGAGTCAACCCTGACGTGAAAAGAAGTGCGGAGGAAGTCCTTTCCCAGCTTGGCATACCTATGTCTACAGCGATAGATATTTATCTGAAGCAGATTTCCATGACCGGAGGCATACCTTTTGCTGTGACGCTACCGAAAGTTCCGGCTTCTGTCAACACCGATTTGATGACAACGGATGAAATTCATGCGAAGTTAAAGGAAGGATATAACGATATCGAAAAAGGTAAAGTACAGGATGCGACTGCTGCCTTTATGAAATTTCGCAAGACGCACGCATGA
- a CDS encoding helix-turn-helix transcriptional regulator has protein sequence MKLTERQEKIVNLVKESSPMTSEQIAGQLNLTRATLRPDLAILTMTGVLDARPRVGYFYKDDSMRSSIRERMRYLRVGDFKSVASSVKESITIYDAVVAMFTNNVGSLIVVGQERELRGMVSRKDILKASLGKTELQQVPISVIMTRMPNIIMAYSDESVMEAAHKLVRHQIDSLPVVDILIDETGNERCDVVGRFTKTNVANLFVELGY, from the coding sequence ATGAAGCTGACGGAACGTCAGGAGAAGATTGTCAATCTGGTCAAGGAATCAAGCCCCATGACGAGTGAGCAGATTGCCGGCCAGCTTAATCTGACCAGGGCGACGTTGAGGCCCGATCTGGCAATTTTGACCATGACGGGTGTCCTGGATGCCCGGCCGAGAGTAGGATATTTTTATAAAGATGACAGTATGCGTTCCTCAATCAGAGAACGGATGCGTTATTTGCGTGTGGGCGATTTTAAATCTGTTGCTTCCTCTGTCAAAGAGAGCATTACAATTTACGATGCTGTCGTCGCGATGTTTACAAATAATGTCGGCAGTTTGATTGTTGTCGGTCAAGAGAGGGAACTTAGAGGGATGGTTTCGCGCAAAGATATTCTCAAAGCTTCTCTCGGTAAAACAGAATTGCAGCAAGTACCGATCAGTGTGATCATGACCCGTATGCCCAATATCATTATGGCTTATTCGGACGAATCGGTAATGGAGGCGGCGCACAAGCTTGTGCGGCACCAGATTGATTCTTTGCCGGTCGTAGACATTCTCATTGATGAGACAGGGAATGAACGGTGCGATGTGGTGGGCAGGTTTACCAAAACAAATGTGGCGAATCTGTTCGTTGAATTGGGCTATTGA
- the dnaG gene encoding DNA primase has product MDNRISEDFIEEVRQRADIVEVISEYVVLKRAGKNYQGLCPFHSEKTPSFNVNPERQMFYCFGCHTGGNVFSFLMKKNNLPFLEALQEVARRVGMELPERELSPEERKKESMRLRWQEIHELSAGYFQKMLEERPEGERGRRYFDGRNIDRDTMRKFRLGYTADSWDGLINEMAKHGITPGELSEAGLSVKKDNGDGRISFYDRFRGRVIFPILDVHGKPIGFGGRVLDDSLPKYLNSPETQFFHKGRNLYGIQTASRGIREAGYSVLLEGYMDVIAVQKVGLFNAVASLGTALTRDQARILKRYSSRVILCYDSDEAGVQAAFRAGEILINEGLNVQVLKLKGAKDPDEYLQGHSKEEFLQELQKSLSYIEFKYEMLVADAVPETITAKAELIRRMAPDILRIKSAAEREGYARFLSLELGLTLEAVKEEIGGIDQKRLENKGYQEIFSQKQDISPHISNTISVATNQFIENTIANGAYRAEQILLRLVLNDPDVKNKVQEELGNEFWCLEEHKYIFEAVPANLNVPAANEDLYALVQKRLAELYELNIDIEKAEFLLKDCINAICESQNKKQIQDLQVKMIHLENYGDAAGALAVLREIQERLKSGEK; this is encoded by the coding sequence GTGGACAACAGAATTTCCGAAGATTTTATTGAGGAAGTGCGCCAACGGGCGGACATTGTAGAGGTTATTTCAGAATATGTGGTCTTGAAACGTGCGGGCAAGAACTACCAAGGACTTTGTCCGTTTCATTCTGAAAAGACACCGAGTTTTAATGTCAATCCCGAGCGCCAAATGTTTTATTGTTTCGGTTGTCATACAGGCGGCAATGTATTTTCTTTTCTCATGAAGAAAAATAATCTGCCCTTTCTTGAAGCTTTGCAGGAGGTCGCAAGAAGGGTTGGAATGGAGCTTCCGGAGAGAGAACTTTCCCCGGAAGAACGGAAAAAAGAAAGCATGCGCCTCCGTTGGCAGGAGATTCACGAGCTTAGTGCCGGATATTTTCAGAAAATGCTTGAGGAAAGACCGGAGGGGGAACGGGGCAGGAGATATTTTGACGGCCGGAACATCGACCGGGACACAATGAGGAAATTTCGTCTTGGCTACACTGCCGACAGCTGGGATGGCTTGATCAATGAGATGGCTAAACACGGGATTACTCCCGGTGAACTTTCAGAAGCTGGACTGTCTGTGAAAAAAGATAATGGTGATGGCAGGATCAGCTTTTATGATCGTTTTAGAGGACGGGTCATCTTTCCCATTCTGGATGTGCACGGAAAACCCATTGGTTTTGGGGGCAGGGTTTTAGATGATTCACTCCCTAAATATCTGAACTCGCCTGAGACTCAGTTTTTTCACAAAGGTCGTAATTTGTATGGAATCCAAACCGCTTCCAGAGGGATAAGGGAGGCAGGGTATTCTGTACTGCTTGAAGGATACATGGATGTGATTGCGGTCCAGAAAGTAGGACTATTCAATGCTGTGGCTTCTTTAGGAACGGCATTGACCAGGGACCAAGCCAGAATTCTGAAAAGATATTCTTCAAGGGTAATCCTTTGTTATGATTCTGACGAAGCAGGTGTTCAGGCAGCATTCAGAGCGGGTGAGATCTTAATTAATGAAGGGCTGAATGTGCAGGTTCTTAAGCTTAAGGGGGCCAAAGATCCGGATGAGTATCTCCAGGGACACAGCAAGGAAGAATTTTTGCAGGAGCTGCAAAAGAGCCTTTCTTATATTGAATTTAAATATGAGATGCTTGTCGCAGATGCTGTTCCGGAGACGATTACGGCAAAGGCGGAATTGATCAGAAGAATGGCTCCCGATATCCTCCGTATAAAAAGCGCAGCAGAAAGAGAGGGATATGCCAGATTTCTCAGTTTAGAGCTTGGTCTTACTTTAGAGGCAGTAAAAGAAGAAATCGGCGGGATTGACCAGAAAAGATTAGAAAATAAAGGATACCAAGAAATTTTTTCTCAAAAACAGGATATTTCTCCTCATATCAGTAATACTATATCTGTGGCGACAAATCAATTCATTGAAAATACGATTGCCAACGGTGCTTACAGGGCCGAACAAATCTTGTTAAGACTGGTGCTTAATGACCCCGATGTTAAGAATAAAGTGCAGGAAGAACTGGGAAATGAATTTTGGTGCTTGGAAGAACATAAATATATTTTTGAAGCGGTCCCAGCCAATCTAAATGTACCTGCAGCAAACGAAGACTTATACGCACTGGTACAAAAGCGTTTGGCCGAACTATATGAGCTGAATATTGATATAGAGAAAGCAGAGTTCTTATTAAAGGACTGCATTAATGCAATTTGTGAATCTCAAAATAAAAAACAGATCCAGGATTTACAGGTAAAGATGATTCATCTGGAGAATTACGGTGATGCCGCCGGTGCGCTGGCAGTTCTCCGGGAAATACAGGAGCGGTTAAAAAGTGGCGAAAAATAA
- a CDS encoding toxin-antitoxin system HicB family antitoxin, which translates to MIKSEFEKKLKTIPEVEPDAEDLELLKIAGQTEYNGKISLRVPKSLHKELVEDAKKEGISLNQFILYKLAK; encoded by the coding sequence ATGATAAAGAGTGAATTTGAAAAAAAGCTGAAAACCATTCCTGAGGTCGAACCGGATGCTGAAGATTTAGAACTTTTGAAGATAGCTGGACAAACAGAATACAACGGAAAAATATCCTTGCGTGTTCCGAAATCTCTTCATAAAGAGCTTGTCGAGGACGCTAAAAAAGAGGGCATTTCACTGAACCAGTTTATTCTTTACAAGCTGGCAAAATAA
- the rnk gene encoding nucleoside diphosphate kinase regulator, with translation MARTIEITFKDRERILKLIEREKEFGTGRNKEPLRDLEQELNRANIVSSEEIPHESITMNSKVLLKDLALGEETIYTLVYPEDAKLSENKISVLAPIGTAILGFREGDVIDWKVPAGTVQLRVEKILYQPEASGNYDL, from the coding sequence ATGGCTAGGACAATTGAGATTACTTTTAAAGACCGCGAACGCATTCTTAAACTGATTGAAAGAGAGAAAGAATTCGGAACCGGAAGAAACAAAGAACCTCTGAGAGATCTTGAACAGGAGCTGAACCGGGCAAATATCGTATCCTCAGAAGAAATACCACATGAATCCATAACAATGAACTCAAAGGTTCTTTTAAAGGATTTGGCCTTGGGAGAAGAAACCATTTATACCCTGGTCTATCCTGAAGATGCCAAATTGAGTGAGAATAAAATTTCCGTACTCGCTCCTATCGGAACGGCCATACTTGGGTTTCGAGAAGGTGATGTGATTGACTGGAAAGTTCCCGCGGGAACCGTCCAATTAAGGGTAGAAAAAATCCTTTATCAGCCTGAGGCAAGCGGGAACTATGATCTATAA
- a CDS encoding type II toxin-antitoxin system mRNA interferase toxin, RelE/StbE family, with protein sequence MMKINRTSRFKKEYRQMMKRGYDSKLFEYVVGELANGRPLAEKYNDHALKGSFEGFRECHIQPDWLLIYIVENDVLMLTLTRTYTIERTREESLDLMLADIEKYCSFVISAVIGDFGEEISSTYTFAVFISAPLETRIERIKQRAYGQHGERIREGGDMYEQHLKFVDFVASRSLLRIEEWAETLVCPVIHVDGTKSISENTKMVVEKYLHILSVDNE encoded by the coding sequence ATGATGAAGATTAACAGAACATCTCGCTTCAAGAAGGAATACAGGCAAATGATGAAGCGGGGCTATGATTCCAAGCTGTTTGAGTATGTGGTTGGAGAACTAGCAAATGGTAGGCCATTGGCAGAAAAATATAATGACCACGCCTTGAAAGGCAGCTTTGAAGGATTTCGAGAGTGTCATATTCAACCGGATTGGCTACTGATTTATATTGTCGAAAATGATGTTTTGATGCTCACTCTTACCAGGACATATACCATAGAGCGTACACGTGAGGAATCTTTAGATTTAATGCTTGCCGATATTGAAAAATATTGTTCATTCGTTATTTCTGCCGTAATCGGAGATTTTGGTGAAGAGATTTCGTCGACATATACCTTTGCCGTATTTATATCAGCGCCGCTTGAAACGCGTATTGAACGCATAAAACAACGAGCTTATGGGCAGCATGGAGAACGCATCCGTGAAGGAGGTGATATGTACGAGCAACACTTGAAGTTTGTTGATTTTGTAGCATCACGTTCTCTATTAAGAATTGAAGAATGGGCAGAGACTCTCGTATGTCCTGTAATACATGTAGATGGCACAAAATCCATTTCTGAAAACACTAAAATGGTTGTCGAGAAATATTTACATATTTTATCCGTTGATAATGAATAG
- a CDS encoding AbrB/MazE/SpoVT family DNA-binding domain-containing protein, which translates to MELAKITSKGQITIPIQIRKMLNLKDGDKVVFMTEGGRVIMENPTRLAVKEAQEAFEGLAEELGLKSEDDVINLVKEVRKELWEKKHADND; encoded by the coding sequence ATGGAGTTAGCGAAAATCACATCAAAGGGACAAATAACGATACCTATCCAAATCAGGAAAATGCTGAATCTTAAAGACGGAGATAAAGTTGTTTTTATGACTGAAGGCGGCAGGGTTATCATGGAGAACCCAACAAGGCTTGCAGTAAAAGAAGCACAGGAGGCTTTTGAGGGATTAGCAGAAGAATTGGGGCTGAAATCTGAAGATGATGTGATTAATCTTGTCAAAGAGGTAAGAAAAGAGTTGTGGGAGAAGAAACATGCGGATAATGATTGA
- the ppdK gene encoding pyruvate, phosphate dikinase, producing the protein MTGIKYVYLFKEGKAEMRDLLGGKGANLAEMTNIGLHVPQGFTITTEACREYYRTGEKLPDGLWEEIQPAIAEVEKQSGKKFGDSTAPLLVSVRSGAKISMPGMMDTILNLGLNDETVQGLAKATGNERFAYDCYRRFVQMFGDVVLGVEGYKFEQMIHQAKEDQAREKGGSVYFDSDLSAASLKKLVSQFKKLIEAETGKAFPDDPRQQLQEAIIAVFRSWNTNRAIFYRRTNHIPDHIGTAVNVQSMVFGNMGEDSGTGVAFTRNPSTGEKKLYGEYLMNAQGEDVVAGIRTPLPISSLAGEHPELYGQFEEIAVNLEKHYRDMQDIEFTIEKGELYILQTRNGKCTAAASIKIAVDLVSEGLITKEEAVRKIDPHQLDKLLHRRIDEGAKLKIIAKGLPASPGAASGKIVFEADIAEKLGNAGEKVILVRTETTPDDIHGVLAAQGILTSRGGMTSHAAVVARHMGKPAVCGCEALRIDYNSRKITIENQEYTENDVISIDGGTGHVIQGLVPMRDPELSGEFQTILKWADELRTMQVMANADNPVDAAKAREYGAEGIGLCRTEHMFMDPVRIPIVQRMILAQTVEEREEELAHLQPMQEEDFYGILKAMHGLPVTIRLLDPPLHEFLPNSEDLITEIAELRLSDQEDREARQKLYDKESLLKKVRALHEMNPMLGHRGCRLGITYPEIYAMQCRAIFQAAARLVKEGYIIYPQIKIPLVIHYKELEILRQMINKIATEICLEQGVLIAYKVGTMIEMPRAALTADKIAQFADFFSFGTNDLTQTVFGFSRDDAEGKFLPHYMSSGILENNPFAVLDRDGVGKIMRICAELAKSTNPELKIGICGEHGGDPSSIDFCQEINLNYVSCSPFRVPIARLSAAQAALKG; encoded by the coding sequence ATGACGGGGATAAAGTATGTTTATCTGTTTAAAGAAGGCAAAGCAGAGATGAGGGACCTTTTGGGAGGCAAAGGGGCCAATCTGGCTGAAATGACCAATATCGGACTTCATGTTCCCCAGGGATTCACCATCACAACCGAGGCTTGCCGTGAATATTACCGGACCGGCGAAAAACTCCCTGACGGATTATGGGAGGAAATTCAGCCGGCCATTGCCGAAGTGGAAAAACAAAGCGGCAAAAAGTTTGGGGACAGTACGGCTCCTCTTTTGGTTTCGGTGCGTTCCGGAGCCAAAATTTCCATGCCGGGAATGATGGACACTATTCTTAATCTTGGTTTGAATGACGAAACGGTTCAGGGGTTGGCAAAAGCAACCGGCAATGAAAGATTCGCTTATGACTGCTACCGCCGTTTTGTTCAGATGTTTGGCGATGTTGTCCTGGGCGTGGAAGGCTACAAATTCGAGCAGATGATTCATCAAGCCAAAGAGGATCAGGCCCGGGAAAAAGGGGGAAGTGTTTATTTTGATTCTGATTTATCCGCAGCAAGCCTGAAAAAGCTTGTCAGTCAATTTAAAAAACTGATTGAGGCAGAGACCGGCAAGGCTTTTCCCGATGATCCGCGTCAACAGCTTCAGGAGGCGATTATTGCGGTATTTCGTTCCTGGAATACCAACAGAGCCATATTTTATCGCAGAACCAATCATATCCCTGATCATATCGGAACGGCTGTCAATGTGCAATCCATGGTTTTCGGCAATATGGGTGAAGATTCCGGAACGGGGGTTGCCTTTACCCGCAATCCATCAACCGGAGAAAAAAAATTGTATGGTGAATATTTAATGAATGCTCAGGGCGAGGATGTCGTAGCCGGGATTCGTACTCCGTTGCCCATCAGCAGCCTTGCTGGTGAACATCCGGAACTCTATGGCCAGTTTGAAGAAATCGCCGTCAATTTGGAAAAGCATTACCGCGATATGCAGGATATCGAGTTCACCATCGAAAAAGGCGAGCTCTATATTCTTCAAACCAGAAACGGCAAATGTACGGCAGCGGCCTCGATTAAAATCGCTGTTGATCTTGTCTCTGAGGGATTGATCACCAAAGAAGAGGCTGTGCGGAAAATTGACCCGCACCAGCTGGACAAATTGCTGCACCGCAGGATTGATGAGGGAGCCAAGCTGAAGATTATCGCAAAGGGGCTTCCGGCATCACCTGGAGCTGCTTCCGGAAAGATTGTTTTTGAAGCGGATATCGCCGAAAAGCTGGGCAATGCCGGGGAAAAGGTCATCTTGGTCCGGACGGAAACGACCCCTGACGATATTCACGGGGTACTTGCCGCCCAGGGAATCCTGACCAGCAGAGGCGGGATGACCAGCCATGCCGCCGTAGTGGCCAGGCATATGGGCAAACCGGCCGTATGCGGCTGTGAGGCTTTAAGAATAGATTACAACAGTAGAAAAATCACGATTGAGAATCAGGAATATACGGAGAATGATGTCATTTCTATCGACGGAGGGACAGGCCATGTGATTCAGGGCCTGGTTCCAATGCGGGATCCCGAGTTGAGCGGAGAATTTCAGACTATCCTGAAATGGGCTGATGAGCTGCGGACAATGCAGGTCATGGCCAATGCCGATAATCCAGTCGACGCGGCCAAAGCAAGAGAATATGGGGCTGAGGGTATCGGACTCTGCCGTACTGAGCATATGTTTATGGACCCGGTCAGGATACCGATCGTTCAAAGAATGATCCTGGCCCAGACAGTTGAGGAAAGAGAGGAAGAATTAGCTCATCTTCAACCAATGCAGGAAGAAGATTTCTACGGCATCCTCAAAGCCATGCATGGTTTGCCGGTGACGATCCGCCTCCTCGATCCTCCTCTTCATGAATTTTTACCCAACAGCGAAGATCTGATCACAGAGATAGCTGAATTGCGCTTATCTGATCAGGAGGACAGGGAGGCCCGGCAAAAGCTTTATGACAAAGAATCCTTGCTCAAAAAGGTCAGAGCGCTTCATGAAATGAACCCTATGCTCGGGCACAGGGGCTGCCGACTCGGCATCACCTATCCGGAGATATACGCTATGCAGTGCAGGGCGATCTTTCAGGCTGCGGCACGTCTTGTGAAGGAAGGCTATATAATTTATCCCCAGATCAAGATCCCTCTGGTGATTCATTATAAGGAGCTGGAGATTCTCCGTCAGATGATCAATAAAATAGCAACTGAAATATGTTTGGAACAGGGCGTTCTTATCGCATACAAGGTCGGAACCATGATCGAGATGCCGCGCGCCGCCCTGACTGCTGATAAAATAGCGCAATTCGCCGATTTCTTTTCCTTTGGCACCAATGACCTTACCCAGACGGTTTTCGGATTTTCCCGTGATGATGCGGAAGGGAAGTTTCTGCCTCACTATATGAGCAGCGGAATACTGGAAAATAATCCTTTTGCGGTGCTTGACCGTGACGGGGTGGGTAAGATCATGAGAATTTGTGCTGAACTGGCTAAAAGCACAAATCCTGAATTGAAAATCGGTATCTGCGGCGAGCATGGCGGAGATCCTTCATCGATAGATTTCTGTCAGGAAATCAACCTCAACTATGTATCCTGTTCCCCGTTCAGAGTACCGATTGCTAGGCTGAGCGCGGCCCAAGCAGCGCTGAAGGGTTAG
- a CDS encoding deoxyguanosinetriphosphate triphosphohydrolase: MNLKIRQRTEAEEYERLSAFAAKSDRARREREEQECEIRTKFQRDRDRILHSKPFRRLKHKTQVYIAPRGDHYRTRMTHSLEVSQICRTIGRGLRLNEDLIEAIAIGHDVGHTPFGHVGEEVLARIIGHFEHNEQSIRVFKVLTGQGQGLNLTNEVLDGILHHTGKGTPATLEGQIVRIGDRIAYLCHDFDDALRAGIIYPGDMPEEVREILGGHTSEMITTMVTDMIAFSEGQNQICQSKEVQSAMQRFRTFMFEKVYLADHLSEERSKGSLIVEILYDYYLKHPQILPNNYLQWANGDLQTAVVDYISGLTDNYAISTFKQIFIPKG; encoded by the coding sequence ATGAATCTGAAGATCAGACAACGTACGGAGGCCGAGGAATATGAAAGATTATCCGCGTTTGCGGCTAAAAGTGACCGGGCAAGGCGCGAACGTGAGGAGCAGGAATGCGAGATCAGAACCAAATTTCAGCGTGACAGGGACAGAATTCTGCATAGCAAGCCCTTTCGTCGTCTAAAACATAAGACACAGGTCTACATTGCTCCCCGGGGAGACCATTATAGAACCAGGATGACCCACAGCTTAGAGGTGTCCCAGATTTGCCGGACGATTGGAAGAGGGCTAAGGCTCAATGAAGATTTAATAGAGGCAATCGCCATTGGCCATGATGTCGGACATACCCCCTTCGGTCATGTCGGGGAAGAGGTTCTGGCGAGAATAATCGGACATTTTGAACATAATGAACAGTCGATAAGAGTATTTAAAGTGCTTACAGGCCAGGGACAAGGCTTGAACCTGACGAATGAAGTGCTGGATGGTATTCTGCATCACACAGGCAAAGGAACACCGGCAACTCTGGAAGGTCAAATTGTACGGATCGGAGATCGCATCGCATATCTCTGCCATGATTTTGATGATGCGTTGAGGGCCGGGATAATCTACCCGGGAGATATGCCGGAGGAAGTACGGGAAATCCTGGGCGGTCATACCAGTGAGATGATTACAACAATGGTCACTGATATGATTGCGTTTTCAGAAGGCCAAAACCAAATTTGCCAGTCGAAAGAAGTTCAGTCCGCCATGCAAAGATTTCGCACCTTTATGTTTGAGAAAGTTTATTTAGCTGATCATCTGAGTGAAGAACGCAGTAAAGGCAGCCTTATCGTAGAAATTCTTTATGATTATTATTTAAAGCATCCGCAAATACTGCCGAATAATTATCTGCAATGGGCCAACGGAGACTTGCAGACGGCTGTGGTTGATTATATTTCCGGTCTGACTGATAATTATGCGATCAGTACATTTAAGCAAATATTTATCCCCAAAGGATAA